The following proteins are encoded in a genomic region of Betaproteobacteria bacterium:
- a CDS encoding aromatic ring-hydroxylating dioxygenase subunit alpha: MTDLANLSALTTTPTQLPVDWYFDRGIYELELKLLFDQGPGYVGHELMVPETGDYHTLEWSGHGKTLFRNANGIELLSNVCRHRQAIMLKGRGRSENIVCPLHRWTYDTQGKLLGAPHFPGNPCLDLGKSPLQNWNGLLFSGKRNIAADLASAALRRDFDFSGYLYHNTVIEEYPINWKTFIEVYLEDYHVVPFHPGLGQFVNCDSLNWEFGDWYSVQTVGVFQRLGKPGTNTYRRWHEQVLKYYGNQTPPQGAIWLTYYPNIMVEWYPHVLVISTIIPRGIEACTNVIEFYYPEDIALFEPEFVAAEQAAYDETAVEDREICERMQEGRRALWLRGENEVGPYQSPMEDGMVHFHEFIRRHLEPALTSFK, translated from the coding sequence ATGACCGATCTGGCCAATCTTTCGGCTCTCACCACGACGCCCACCCAATTGCCGGTGGACTGGTACTTCGACCGGGGGATCTACGAACTGGAGCTGAAACTCCTCTTCGACCAGGGGCCCGGCTACGTCGGCCATGAGCTGATGGTGCCGGAGACCGGGGACTATCACACGCTGGAGTGGTCAGGGCACGGCAAGACGCTGTTCCGCAACGCGAACGGCATCGAACTGCTGAGCAATGTGTGCCGTCATCGCCAGGCGATCATGCTGAAGGGCCGCGGCCGCAGCGAGAACATCGTCTGTCCGCTGCATCGGTGGACTTACGACACTCAAGGCAAGCTTCTGGGCGCCCCGCACTTCCCGGGCAATCCATGCCTGGATCTGGGCAAATCGCCCCTGCAGAACTGGAACGGACTTCTTTTTTCCGGCAAGAGGAACATCGCGGCCGATCTGGCAAGCGCGGCGCTCAGGCGCGATTTCGACTTCTCCGGCTATCTGTACCACAACACGGTGATCGAGGAATACCCGATCAACTGGAAGACCTTCATCGAGGTGTACCTCGAGGACTACCACGTCGTGCCGTTCCACCCGGGACTGGGGCAGTTCGTGAACTGCGACAGCCTCAACTGGGAGTTCGGCGACTGGTACAGCGTCCAGACCGTAGGTGTCTTCCAGCGCCTGGGCAAGCCCGGCACGAACACCTACAGGCGCTGGCACGAACAGGTGCTGAAGTACTACGGAAACCAGACGCCTCCCCAGGGTGCGATCTGGCTCACGTACTACCCCAACATCATGGTCGAGTGGTACCCGCACGTGCTCGTGATCTCCACCATCATTCCGCGCGGCATCGAAGCCTGCACCAACGTGATCGAGTTCTACTATCCGGAGGACATCGCGCTCTTCGAACCGGAATTCGTGGCTGCCGAACAGGCAGCGTACGACGAGACGGCGGTGGAGGACCGCGAGATCTGCGAGCGCATGCAGGAGGGCAGGCGCGCCCTGTGGTTGCGGGGGGAGAACGAAGTGGGGCCTTATCAGTCGCCGATGGAAGACGGCATGGTCCACTTCCATGAGTTCATCCGGCGCCACCTCGAACCCGCTCTGACGTCGTTCAAGTAG
- a CDS encoding DMT family transporter: MLAAGLAFASMGVFAKLGAEHFSSAELVFYRSVVGTVTLGALARFRGWRIATPHWPLHLTRGLFGVVSLGLYFYCIAHLPLATAVTLNYTSPLFLAVITMVLLRERPHGPLVVAVLVSFSGVLMLLEPTVRQEQLFEGALGLGSGLLAAFAYANVKRLGASGEPSWRVVFYFTAFSTVIAAIAMALTGVHALGWHNLWIVLGIGATATIGQFAMTRAYHTGNTLVVGALSFSTVVFSALLGWTLWDKTPAAAGWTGINLIVAGGLMSLGTMGRLPRKT; the protein is encoded by the coding sequence ATGCTCGCCGCCGGACTGGCCTTCGCCAGCATGGGCGTGTTCGCGAAGCTCGGTGCCGAGCATTTCTCCAGCGCGGAACTGGTCTTCTACCGGTCGGTGGTGGGCACGGTGACGCTTGGCGCCCTCGCCAGGTTTCGCGGCTGGCGGATCGCCACTCCCCACTGGCCGCTGCATCTGACCCGGGGACTGTTCGGCGTGGTTTCGCTGGGCCTCTATTTCTACTGCATTGCACACCTGCCGCTCGCGACGGCCGTCACGCTCAATTACACGTCGCCGCTCTTTCTGGCCGTCATCACCATGGTCCTCCTGCGTGAGCGGCCCCATGGACCGCTCGTGGTGGCAGTCCTCGTTTCGTTCTCGGGCGTGTTGATGCTGCTCGAGCCCACGGTGAGACAGGAACAGCTCTTCGAAGGCGCGCTCGGTCTGGGGTCCGGTCTGCTGGCAGCCTTCGCCTATGCGAACGTGAAGCGTCTGGGCGCCAGCGGCGAGCCGAGCTGGCGGGTGGTCTTCTACTTCACGGCGTTCTCCACGGTCATCGCAGCGATTGCCATGGCTTTGACGGGGGTGCATGCGCTTGGCTGGCACAACCTCTGGATCGTTCTGGGCATCGGGGCCACGGCGACGATAGGTCAGTTCGCGATGACCCGGGCCTACCACACGGGCAACACGCTCGTGGTCGGCGCCCTGTCCTTCTCCACGGTGGTGTTCTCGGCCCTGCTGGGGTGGACACTCTGGGACAAAACCCCGGCGGCGGCCGGATGGACGGGCATCAATCTCATCGTCGCCGGAGGTCTCATGAGCCTGGGTACCATGGGCCGATTGCCCAGGAAGACCTGA